One region of Arthrobacter sp. StoSoilB22 genomic DNA includes:
- a CDS encoding Nif3-like dinuclear metal center hexameric protein, translated as MEAVNTHISDVDSVEEDETEDGNADPTLGQVLLAVEELWPESLAEDWDEVGLVVGRPNVPVTKVLFAVDPTLAVIDEAVEWGADLLITHHPLLLKGVNSVAATSAKGLAVHRLIEAGTGLLTVHTNGDSAVGGVSDVLADAFGLENVTPLTPASNGLPEEGIGRVGDLPDLETLGDFAARVFEMLPAVAGGVRVAGDKDGLIRRVAVCGGAGDSLFDAVRAANADVYVTADMRHHPASEAREGATNGRPYLIDVSHFASEWLWLPAAAEALGNVLADQGYDVEIRVSGTNSDPWDFILTPGGD; from the coding sequence ATGGAAGCAGTAAACACCCACATTTCTGATGTGGATTCCGTCGAAGAGGACGAAACAGAGGACGGCAACGCTGATCCTACGCTGGGTCAGGTGTTGCTGGCTGTGGAGGAACTGTGGCCGGAGTCCCTGGCTGAAGACTGGGATGAGGTTGGCCTTGTTGTTGGCCGGCCCAATGTTCCCGTCACCAAAGTTCTCTTTGCCGTGGATCCCACGCTGGCCGTGATCGATGAGGCCGTGGAGTGGGGAGCGGACCTGCTGATCACCCATCACCCGCTTCTTCTCAAAGGCGTGAACTCTGTTGCGGCCACCTCAGCGAAGGGCCTAGCGGTGCACCGGCTGATAGAGGCAGGGACAGGGCTGTTGACCGTGCACACCAATGGAGATTCAGCCGTGGGTGGAGTTTCAGATGTTCTGGCTGATGCCTTCGGCCTGGAAAACGTCACGCCCTTGACGCCGGCAAGCAACGGTTTGCCTGAGGAGGGTATTGGCAGGGTAGGAGACCTCCCTGACCTTGAGACACTCGGTGACTTCGCTGCCCGCGTCTTTGAAATGTTGCCGGCCGTCGCAGGCGGTGTCCGGGTAGCTGGAGACAAAGACGGCCTGATCCGGCGCGTTGCGGTGTGCGGCGGAGCCGGTGACAGCTTGTTCGACGCAGTTCGAGCCGCCAACGCTGATGTGTACGTCACAGCAGACATGCGTCACCATCCAGCATCCGAAGCCCGTGAGGGCGCCACCAATGGCCGGCCCTATTTGATTGACGTTTCGCACTTCGCCAGTGAGTGGCTGTGGCTGCCTGCTGCCGCTGAAGCGTTGGGCAACGTGCTGGCGGACCAGGGCTACGACGTCGAGATCCGCGTCAGCGGCACCAACAGTGATCCTTGGGACTTCATACTCACTCCCGGCGGGGACTAG
- a CDS encoding oxidoreductase, translated as MAPRIAFVTGASTGIGFDAAIALRSAGFTVYAGARRVGKMEPLKQHGISVLSLDVTSEESMASAVALIEAAHGPIDVLVNNAGYGSYGSLEEVPLAEGRRQFEVNVMGLARMSQLVIPGMRRAGSGRIINITSIGGKIYEPLGAWYHGTKFAVEGMSDSLRLELKPHGIDVVIIEPSGTDSEWGGIAGEGLLMASGSGPYRQQAHVVAAALASTSGTGHVLSTPAGVVARTITRAATAKRPRTRYPVGRGAWGVLAMRKILPDRAFDIVFWNFYRRLAG; from the coding sequence ATGGCACCCCGTATCGCGTTTGTCACCGGGGCGTCCACCGGGATCGGTTTCGACGCGGCCATAGCACTCAGGTCAGCTGGTTTCACTGTCTATGCAGGCGCACGACGTGTGGGCAAGATGGAGCCGTTGAAGCAACACGGCATTAGTGTTCTGTCTTTGGATGTCACGTCGGAGGAATCGATGGCGTCCGCGGTGGCGCTGATCGAAGCTGCCCATGGACCAATTGACGTGCTGGTCAACAACGCGGGCTACGGTTCCTATGGCTCACTGGAGGAAGTTCCGTTGGCTGAGGGCCGGCGGCAATTTGAGGTCAATGTCATGGGTCTGGCGAGGATGAGCCAACTCGTCATACCCGGGATGCGCAGGGCCGGATCAGGCCGGATCATCAACATCACCTCAATAGGCGGCAAAATATATGAGCCGTTGGGCGCCTGGTACCACGGCACCAAGTTTGCGGTGGAGGGCATGAGTGATTCGTTGCGGCTTGAGTTGAAGCCACACGGAATCGACGTGGTCATTATTGAACCATCGGGAACAGACAGTGAGTGGGGCGGCATTGCGGGGGAGGGCCTGCTCATGGCCTCGGGCAGCGGGCCCTACAGGCAACAAGCGCACGTTGTGGCTGCCGCGTTGGCATCCACCTCCGGAACCGGCCATGTGTTGTCTACGCCGGCGGGGGTTGTGGCCAGAACCATTACTCGCGCCGCAACGGCAAAACGCCCCAGAACCCGTTACCCGGTGGGCAGGGGCGCCTGGGGCGTCCTGGCGATGCGTAAGATTCTTCCGGACCGCGCCTTCGACATTGTCTTCTGGAACTTCTACCGAAGGCTTGCCGGTTAG
- a CDS encoding peroxide stress protein YaaA, whose protein sequence is MLILLPPSEGKTPAANGPAINWESLSFPELNPYRAKVLEALGTVSAHEDALALLGVGASLRDDVERNTRLHAEPAAPAHQVYSGVLYDALGYNSMTPTQRRKANESVLVVSALWGAIGFGDHVPAYRLSMGTALPDVGRLATYWKPQLNAALASRADGELLVDCRSSTYAAAWSPPATQTVNVNVFNEANGKRTVVSHFAKHTRGELARHLLTRRGKAPATPDQLLKAAREIWTAELVEGMARKPHALNIILTT, encoded by the coding sequence GTGCTGATTCTGCTGCCGCCTTCCGAAGGCAAGACCCCCGCTGCCAACGGTCCCGCCATTAACTGGGAATCGCTCAGCTTCCCCGAACTGAACCCCTACCGTGCAAAAGTACTCGAAGCACTGGGTACGGTGAGCGCGCACGAGGATGCACTGGCGCTGCTGGGGGTCGGCGCCTCGTTGCGGGACGACGTCGAACGCAATACCCGGCTGCATGCCGAACCAGCCGCTCCCGCACATCAGGTCTATTCCGGAGTCCTCTACGACGCCTTGGGCTACAACAGCATGACGCCAACGCAGCGCCGCAAGGCGAACGAATCCGTCCTGGTGGTTTCCGCCCTGTGGGGCGCCATAGGCTTCGGCGACCACGTGCCTGCCTATCGCCTGTCCATGGGAACGGCACTGCCCGACGTCGGCCGCCTCGCCACGTACTGGAAGCCGCAGCTTAACGCTGCCCTCGCCTCACGCGCCGACGGCGAACTGTTGGTGGACTGCCGCTCCAGTACCTACGCTGCTGCCTGGTCTCCCCCGGCGACGCAGACGGTTAACGTCAATGTGTTCAACGAAGCGAACGGCAAGCGCACGGTTGTCAGTCACTTCGCCAAACACACCCGGGGCGAACTGGCCCGCCACCTGCTGACCCGGCGCGGTAAGGCCCCGGCAACCCCGGATCAGCTCTTGAAGGCTGCCCGGGAGATCTGGACTGCTGAACTCGTTGAAGGCATGGCCCGCAAGCCGCACGCGCTCAACATCATCCTCACCACCTGA
- the msrA gene encoding peptide-methionine (S)-S-oxide reductase MsrA, which produces MKTFVLGGGCFWCLDAVYQKTRGVSSVVSGYTGGHVRNPDYYEVCSGTTGHAEVVAVTFDETVIPEEVILDMFFALHDPTTLNRQGYDVGTQYRSSMFYTTTEEKVLFEEAIERAQSLWSDPIVTEVSRLPEFHEAEEVHQNYYAKFPYQGYCQVIINPKLAKARKYYSAWLTA; this is translated from the coding sequence ATGAAAACTTTCGTACTTGGCGGCGGCTGCTTCTGGTGCCTTGATGCCGTTTACCAGAAGACCCGCGGCGTCAGCTCTGTGGTATCCGGCTACACCGGGGGCCACGTCCGCAATCCTGATTACTACGAGGTATGCTCCGGGACCACCGGCCACGCAGAAGTCGTTGCGGTGACCTTCGATGAAACCGTAATTCCCGAAGAAGTCATCCTGGACATGTTCTTTGCCCTCCACGACCCCACCACCTTGAATCGCCAGGGGTATGACGTCGGCACCCAGTACCGTTCATCAATGTTCTACACAACCACGGAAGAAAAGGTCCTCTTCGAGGAAGCCATCGAGCGTGCCCAGTCCCTGTGGTCCGATCCGATTGTGACCGAGGTCAGCCGACTTCCCGAGTTTCACGAGGCCGAGGAAGTGCACCAGAATTACTATGCAAAGTTCCCTTATCAGGGCTATTGCCAGGTGATCATCAACCCGAAGTTGGCAAAGGCCCGGAAATATTACTCTGCATGGCTTACTGCTTAG
- the cysK gene encoding cysteine synthase A, with protein sequence MARIYDDVTQLVGRTPLVRLNRLTEGLDATVAVKLEFYNPANSVKDRIGVAIIDAAEKSGALKPGGTIVEGTSGNTGIALALVGAARGYKVILTMPETMSTERRVMLRAYGAEIVLTPGSEGMRGAVEKAQEIVANTENSIWAQQFANEANPAIHRATTAEEVWEDTDGEVDIFVAGVGTGGTITGVGQVLKERKPGVQIVAIEPKDSAILNGGAPGPHKIQGIGANFVPEILDTNVYDEVLDATLEDSVRVARELGAREGILGGISSGAIVWGALELAKRPENAGKLIVAVVCDFGERYISTVLFDDIRG encoded by the coding sequence ATGGCAAGGATCTACGACGACGTCACGCAGCTGGTCGGCCGCACCCCGCTGGTTCGTTTGAACCGGCTCACCGAAGGCCTCGACGCCACGGTTGCCGTCAAGCTCGAGTTCTACAACCCGGCCAACAGCGTCAAGGACCGCATCGGCGTGGCCATTATTGATGCTGCCGAGAAGTCCGGCGCCCTGAAGCCGGGCGGAACCATCGTCGAAGGTACATCGGGGAACACCGGCATCGCACTTGCGCTGGTGGGCGCAGCACGCGGATACAAGGTCATCCTGACCATGCCTGAGACCATGTCCACCGAGCGCCGCGTCATGTTGCGCGCCTACGGTGCCGAAATCGTCCTGACGCCCGGATCCGAAGGCATGCGAGGTGCCGTCGAGAAGGCACAGGAAATCGTTGCCAACACGGAGAACTCAATCTGGGCCCAGCAGTTTGCCAACGAGGCCAACCCAGCTATCCACCGCGCCACCACTGCCGAGGAAGTCTGGGAAGACACCGACGGCGAAGTAGACATCTTTGTGGCCGGCGTAGGCACCGGTGGCACCATCACCGGTGTTGGCCAGGTCCTCAAGGAACGCAAGCCCGGTGTGCAGATTGTTGCGATCGAGCCCAAAGATTCGGCGATCCTCAACGGTGGAGCCCCTGGCCCGCACAAGATCCAGGGCATCGGCGCCAACTTTGTTCCGGAAATCCTGGACACCAACGTCTACGACGAAGTCCTTGACGCCACCCTGGAAGACTCGGTCCGCGTAGCCCGTGAACTCGGCGCACGTGAAGGCATCCTCGGCGGCATTTCCTCCGGCGCCATTGTGTGGGGTGCCCTCGAGTTGGCCAAGCGCCCTGAGAATGCCGGCAAGTTGATCGTGGCCGTGGTCTGCGACTTCGGGGAGCGTTACATCTCCACGGTGCTGTTCGACGACATCCGCGGCTAA
- the epsC gene encoding serine O-acetyltransferase EpsC: protein MSFFARLKEDLDAARSHDPAARGSFENFFAYSGLHAIWAHRITHRLWQNPALRFPARLISQLARFLTGIEIHPGATIGRRFFIDHGMGVVIGETAEIGEDVMIYHGVTLGGRSLAKVKRHPTIGDRVTIGAGAKVLGPITIGAGSAIGANAVVVKDAPPESIITGIPATWRHRDARSETKPAVDPAEYYIEYRI, encoded by the coding sequence GTGAGCTTCTTCGCAAGGCTTAAGGAAGACCTCGATGCCGCCCGGTCCCACGACCCGGCGGCTCGAGGCTCTTTTGAGAACTTTTTCGCCTACTCCGGACTGCACGCCATTTGGGCGCATCGGATAACTCATCGGCTCTGGCAGAATCCGGCGCTCCGTTTTCCTGCGCGCCTGATATCCCAGTTGGCTCGATTCCTCACCGGCATCGAAATCCATCCCGGCGCGACCATTGGCCGGCGGTTCTTCATTGATCACGGCATGGGAGTGGTGATTGGTGAAACAGCCGAGATCGGCGAAGACGTGATGATTTATCACGGAGTAACGCTCGGCGGACGATCGTTGGCCAAGGTCAAGCGTCACCCAACCATCGGCGACCGCGTCACCATTGGAGCCGGTGCAAAGGTCTTGGGTCCCATTACCATCGGTGCCGGCAGCGCTATCGGCGCCAACGCCGTGGTGGTGAAGGACGCACCACCGGAGTCCATCATCACAGGCATCCCCGCCACGTGGCGGCACCGTGATGCCCGGTCCGAAACCAAACCGGCGGTGGATCCGGCGGAGTACTACATCGAATACCGGATCTAA
- the gndA gene encoding NADP-dependent phosphogluconate dehydrogenase — MSAHIGVTGLAVMGANLARNLARNGFTVALHNRSVEKTDALLEKHGTDGDFIRTETLQELVDSLEKPRRVLIMVKAGAPVDNVIEQLEPLLEAGDIIIDAGNSHYEDTRRREAALAKKDLHFVGVGVSGGEEGALNGPSIMPGGSKESYDALGPLLEKISAKVDGEPCCAWIGTDGAGHFVKMVHNGIEYADMQVIGEAFDLLRSGAGIEPAEQSKIFAEWNKGDLSSFLIEISAEVLGHVDAKTGKPFVDVVVDAAGQKGTGRWTVISALELGSPVSGIAESVFARALSSQTEQRKLGQELLAGEEASVEIPETFVEDVRQALYASKLVSYAQGLDMLTSAAKEYGWDLKLDEIASLWRAGCIIRAELLKDITKAYAADEKPANLLFAPAFTKAIAEALPAWRRVVATAVQLGIPVPVFSSSLAYYDGLRRKRVAAALIQGQRDLFGAHTYGRVDTEGTFHTLWGEDKSEISAVDTH, encoded by the coding sequence ATGTCAGCACACATCGGTGTCACCGGCCTTGCGGTGATGGGCGCCAACCTGGCCCGCAACCTTGCCCGCAACGGCTTCACCGTGGCTCTCCACAACCGCTCCGTGGAAAAGACTGACGCCCTGCTGGAAAAGCACGGCACGGACGGCGACTTCATCCGCACGGAAACACTGCAGGAACTCGTCGACTCCCTTGAAAAGCCCCGCCGCGTCCTCATCATGGTCAAGGCAGGCGCTCCCGTTGACAACGTGATCGAGCAGCTCGAGCCGTTGCTTGAAGCCGGGGACATCATCATCGATGCCGGTAACTCGCACTACGAGGACACCCGCCGCCGCGAAGCTGCCCTGGCCAAGAAGGATCTGCACTTTGTCGGCGTCGGTGTCTCCGGTGGCGAAGAAGGCGCCCTGAACGGCCCGTCCATCATGCCCGGCGGCTCCAAGGAGTCCTACGACGCCCTCGGACCCCTGCTGGAGAAAATCTCCGCCAAGGTGGACGGCGAACCGTGCTGTGCATGGATCGGCACCGACGGCGCCGGCCACTTCGTCAAGATGGTCCACAATGGCATCGAGTACGCCGACATGCAGGTTATCGGTGAAGCATTCGACCTCCTCCGCTCCGGTGCAGGCATTGAGCCCGCCGAGCAGTCCAAGATCTTCGCTGAGTGGAACAAGGGCGATCTGTCCTCCTTCCTGATCGAAATCTCCGCAGAGGTCCTGGGCCACGTTGATGCCAAGACCGGCAAGCCGTTTGTTGACGTCGTGGTGGATGCCGCAGGTCAGAAGGGCACCGGACGCTGGACGGTCATCTCCGCTCTGGAACTGGGTTCCCCGGTCTCCGGCATCGCTGAGTCCGTTTTCGCCCGCGCACTGTCCTCCCAGACAGAGCAGCGCAAGCTCGGCCAGGAACTGCTCGCCGGTGAAGAAGCTTCCGTGGAAATCCCCGAAACCTTCGTCGAGGACGTCCGCCAGGCTCTCTACGCCTCCAAGCTGGTCTCCTACGCCCAGGGCCTGGACATGCTGACCTCCGCCGCCAAGGAGTACGGCTGGGACCTCAAGCTGGACGAGATCGCTTCCCTGTGGCGCGCCGGCTGCATCATCCGCGCAGAACTGCTCAAGGACATCACCAAGGCCTACGCTGCCGATGAGAAGCCCGCCAACCTGCTGTTTGCGCCGGCCTTCACCAAGGCCATCGCTGAAGCGCTTCCGGCTTGGCGCCGGGTTGTAGCCACGGCTGTCCAGCTGGGCATCCCCGTTCCGGTGTTCTCGTCCTCCCTGGCGTACTACGACGGCCTGCGCCGCAAGCGCGTTGCCGCCGCCCTGATCCAGGGCCAGCGCGACCTCTTCGGTGCACACACCTACGGTCGTGTGGACACCGAGGGTACGTTCCACACCCTCTGGGGCGAAGACAAGTCCGAGATCTCGGCCGTCGACACCCACTAG
- a CDS encoding L-idonate 5-dehydrogenase yields MSIILPASGPAVVAHGKGDLRIEDIPLAVPATDEAIVEIAYGGICGSDLHYWLHGAAGESILKEPMVLGHEIVGVVVQQAADGTGPAEGTPVAVHPATPAPGDVRYPQERPNLSPGCTYLGSAARYPHTDGAFSRYATLPSRMLRPLPENLDLRTAALVEPASVAWHAVGRAGDVRGKTALVIGSGPIGALAVAVLKRAGAARIVAVDMHDKPLEIALAVGADEILKGDNTEAIAAVDADVVIESSGSHFGLASAIKGTTRGGKVVMVGLLPSGPQPVFISLAITRELELLGSFRFNDEIDEVIAALADGSLFVDPVVTHEFGLAQGLEAFEVAKNSAESGKVLLNFQG; encoded by the coding sequence ATGAGCATTATTCTCCCGGCCTCAGGCCCCGCCGTGGTTGCCCATGGCAAGGGCGACCTGAGGATTGAAGACATCCCCTTGGCAGTGCCGGCTACGGATGAAGCGATCGTGGAGATTGCCTACGGCGGGATCTGCGGATCGGACCTTCACTACTGGCTGCACGGAGCAGCAGGGGAGTCCATCCTCAAAGAGCCCATGGTCCTTGGACACGAAATCGTGGGCGTAGTGGTCCAGCAGGCAGCCGACGGTACCGGCCCCGCCGAGGGAACCCCCGTGGCCGTCCACCCGGCAACCCCGGCACCCGGCGATGTCAGATACCCCCAGGAGCGGCCCAACCTCTCCCCGGGCTGCACCTACCTTGGCAGTGCTGCCCGGTACCCCCACACAGACGGCGCGTTCAGCCGCTACGCCACCCTTCCCTCAAGGATGCTGCGCCCGCTGCCGGAGAACCTGGACCTGAGGACGGCCGCACTGGTTGAGCCCGCCAGCGTCGCTTGGCATGCCGTAGGCCGCGCGGGAGACGTCAGGGGAAAGACAGCCCTGGTGATTGGCAGCGGTCCGATCGGTGCACTCGCCGTTGCCGTCCTGAAGCGTGCCGGCGCGGCCCGGATTGTCGCCGTCGACATGCATGACAAGCCCCTGGAAATCGCCCTTGCCGTTGGCGCCGATGAGATCCTGAAAGGCGACAACACCGAGGCCATCGCGGCAGTGGACGCCGACGTGGTGATTGAATCCTCTGGAAGCCATTTTGGCCTTGCCTCGGCCATCAAGGGCACTACTCGCGGCGGCAAGGTGGTGATGGTGGGACTCCTGCCGTCCGGACCCCAGCCGGTGTTCATCTCCCTCGCCATCACCCGCGAGCTGGAACTCCTTGGCTCGTTCCGCTTCAACGACGAGATCGATGAGGTCATTGCTGCACTGGCCGATGGTTCGCTGTTCGTCGACCCCGTGGTAACCCACGAGTTCGGCCTTGCCCAGGGCCTGGAGGCTTTTGAGGTGGCGAAGAACTCCGCTGAATCCGGAAAAGTGCTGCTGAACTTTCAGGGATAA
- a CDS encoding SDR family oxidoreductase — protein MNGLFDLTGRVALVTGSSRGIGNALARGLADAGATVVLNGISTERLEKAHQAMAADYPVERVHSRAFDVTDATDAAEGVAWIEQNVGPLDILVNNAGIQHRVPMLELDVKDWDRVITTDLTSAFLVGREAARHMISRGHGKIINICSVQTDLARPTIAPYVAAKGGLRNLTRAMTAEWAASGLQINGIAPGYIHTEMTQNLVDDADFNSWILGRTPANRWGTTADLAGPTVWLASQASNFVNGQTIFVDGGMTVVV, from the coding sequence ATGAATGGACTTTTTGATCTGACCGGGCGGGTTGCCTTGGTCACTGGTTCAAGCCGCGGTATCGGCAATGCCCTGGCCAGGGGCCTTGCCGATGCCGGCGCGACGGTGGTGCTCAATGGCATCAGCACTGAACGCCTGGAGAAAGCCCACCAGGCCATGGCCGCTGACTATCCGGTGGAAAGGGTCCATAGCCGGGCTTTCGATGTCACCGACGCAACGGACGCTGCTGAGGGTGTGGCTTGGATTGAACAGAACGTGGGGCCTTTGGACATCCTGGTTAACAACGCCGGAATTCAGCACCGTGTCCCCATGCTGGAGCTCGACGTCAAGGACTGGGACCGTGTCATCACCACGGACCTCACCAGCGCCTTCCTGGTAGGCCGGGAAGCGGCACGGCATATGATCTCCCGGGGACACGGCAAGATCATCAACATCTGCTCGGTCCAAACGGACCTGGCGCGCCCCACCATCGCCCCCTATGTGGCTGCCAAGGGCGGACTCCGCAACCTCACCCGCGCCATGACGGCAGAATGGGCCGCCTCCGGTTTGCAGATCAACGGAATCGCGCCGGGGTACATCCACACGGAAATGACCCAAAACCTGGTGGACGATGCTGACTTCAATTCCTGGATCCTTGGCCGGACCCCGGCCAATCGCTGGGGCACTACGGCAGACCTTGCCGGGCCCACCGTATGGCTCGCCTCCCAGGCCTCGAACTTCGTGAACGGCCAGACGATCTTCGTCGACGGTGGAATGACGGTGGTGGTCTGA
- a CDS encoding NAD(P)-dependent oxidoreductase has protein sequence MTSKRVGFVGLGLMGAPMASNIAIAGWDVTAWNRSGAAFEGLSGVRRAAAVAELRDEDTIIFMLPDLPFIEEAAADLLESWRNKAPRPGTAVVVMSSVSPTAVQLFGDTVHEASGGNAAVVDAPVSGGTAGAHSGSLAIMVGGTQSQFEALKPLLETMGTTVRRMGPLGSGSLAKACNQLIVGTTTAALAEAAELAERSGMDVRALFEVLSGGLAGSRVLENVGPRLAAKDYAPTGPAKFMHKDLGFVLTSAQAVGSAVPMASAAIDLYAELKRQGLGDQDLAVVRQAIANLSLSPAATSNSN, from the coding sequence ATGACAAGCAAACGCGTAGGCTTCGTAGGCTTAGGTCTCATGGGAGCCCCCATGGCATCAAACATCGCCATTGCCGGTTGGGACGTCACTGCCTGGAATCGCTCCGGGGCCGCCTTTGAAGGCCTCTCCGGCGTGCGGCGCGCAGCAGCCGTGGCGGAGCTGCGGGACGAAGACACCATCATCTTTATGCTCCCCGATCTGCCCTTCATCGAGGAAGCCGCCGCGGACCTTCTCGAATCATGGCGGAACAAGGCACCCCGGCCGGGTACCGCCGTCGTCGTCATGAGCAGCGTTTCCCCCACCGCGGTCCAACTGTTTGGCGACACCGTTCACGAGGCATCCGGCGGTAACGCCGCGGTGGTGGACGCGCCGGTCAGCGGCGGTACCGCCGGGGCGCACAGCGGAAGCCTTGCCATCATGGTGGGCGGCACCCAAAGCCAGTTCGAAGCGCTCAAGCCGCTTCTGGAAACCATGGGGACCACGGTCCGGCGCATGGGGCCGCTGGGTTCGGGGTCGCTCGCCAAAGCCTGCAACCAACTCATCGTAGGGACAACGACGGCGGCCCTCGCCGAAGCGGCTGAACTCGCGGAACGCTCCGGTATGGACGTGCGGGCACTCTTTGAGGTCCTTTCCGGAGGGCTGGCCGGAAGCCGGGTGCTGGAGAACGTTGGCCCACGCCTGGCCGCCAAGGACTATGCGCCCACCGGGCCGGCAAAGTTCATGCACAAGGACCTCGGCTTCGTGCTCACCAGCGCACAAGCCGTTGGTTCCGCGGTCCCCATGGCATCGGCAGCAATCGACCTTTACGCCGAACTCAAACGCCAAGGACTCGGTGATCAAGACCTCGCCGTTGTCCGTCAGGCCATCGCAAACCTCAGCCTTTCACCAGCCGCGACGTCGAACAGCAACTGA
- a CDS encoding FCD domain-containing protein: MSTSLHHRAVEHLGTKIVGGALPTGHVMLAEHLEDELKVSRSVVREAVRVLQSLGLVETIKRVGIRVLPAHRWNPFDPLVIRWRLAGEGRGAQLRSLAELRSAVEPVAAELAAGNAPESLRKELVGISLAMKEAGDAGDMARFLDLDIRFHALVLSGSGNEMFANLIGQVTETLTGRTVHGLMPEHPQKQALQWHMDVAHAIDAGDGSVAREAAAKIMKQTIAELAPSWNDQPRVFVPVARN, from the coding sequence ATGTCAACCAGCCTCCACCACCGCGCCGTAGAGCACTTGGGCACCAAAATCGTCGGCGGCGCCCTGCCCACGGGCCATGTCATGCTGGCCGAGCACTTGGAAGACGAACTCAAAGTTTCGCGTTCAGTGGTCCGTGAAGCCGTCCGTGTGCTGCAGTCGCTGGGACTTGTGGAGACCATCAAGCGAGTAGGCATCAGGGTCTTGCCGGCACATCGTTGGAACCCTTTCGATCCTCTGGTGATTCGTTGGCGGCTGGCCGGCGAAGGGCGCGGCGCCCAGTTGAGGTCGCTCGCTGAGCTGCGTTCCGCCGTCGAACCTGTAGCAGCGGAACTGGCCGCCGGGAACGCCCCGGAAAGTCTTCGGAAGGAGCTGGTGGGCATCTCCCTTGCCATGAAGGAAGCCGGCGATGCCGGTGACATGGCCCGGTTCCTTGACCTCGACATCAGGTTCCACGCGTTGGTCCTCTCCGGCTCCGGCAACGAAATGTTCGCCAACCTGATTGGCCAGGTCACGGAGACCCTCACAGGTAGAACTGTGCACGGACTTATGCCGGAACATCCCCAGAAGCAAGCGCTTCAGTGGCACATGGACGTCGCCCACGCGATTGATGCGGGCGACGGGTCCGTTGCGCGCGAAGCCGCAGCAAAAATCATGAAGCAGACCATTGCGGAGCTGGCACCCAGTTGGAATGACCAGCCCCGCGTGTTCGTCCCCGTCGCCAGGAACTAG
- a CDS encoding C4-type zinc ribbon domain-containing protein yields the protein MAKAAPAEQLKLLELQGLDAKLRSLAGRRKVLETDPRITDLTDALSVANGELGSAKVAVHDAEAELRRAEADVEQVATRIQRDETRLNSGTGLSKDLVALQSDIASLNKRRSDLEDVELEILERLDTLRERQAAQQSIVDDIQGSFGSIRAELDEAIAEIAAEETVVRGQRAAFAESLDAGILSIYEKTIAKRGVGAARLFHGKSEGSGMMLSPGDLAEVKAAAEDDIVFCPDSGVILVRSAEWN from the coding sequence GTGGCGAAAGCAGCACCGGCAGAACAATTGAAGTTGCTTGAACTGCAGGGACTGGATGCCAAGCTCAGGTCGCTTGCGGGCCGCCGGAAGGTTCTGGAAACGGATCCACGCATCACTGACCTCACGGATGCGCTGAGCGTGGCCAACGGCGAGCTCGGCTCGGCCAAGGTTGCCGTTCACGACGCCGAAGCCGAGCTTCGCCGCGCGGAAGCGGATGTGGAACAGGTAGCCACCCGTATCCAACGCGACGAGACCCGGCTGAACAGCGGCACCGGGCTGTCCAAGGATCTTGTGGCGCTGCAGAGTGACATTGCCTCCCTCAACAAGCGTCGCTCGGACCTTGAGGACGTTGAACTCGAAATCCTGGAGCGCCTGGATACTCTGCGCGAGCGGCAGGCAGCCCAGCAGTCGATCGTTGACGACATCCAGGGTTCCTTTGGCAGCATCCGGGCTGAACTGGATGAAGCCATTGCCGAGATCGCCGCCGAGGAAACAGTGGTACGGGGGCAGCGCGCCGCCTTCGCCGAATCCTTGGACGCGGGCATTCTCTCCATCTATGAGAAGACCATTGCCAAACGTGGAGTCGGGGCAGCACGGCTGTTCCACGGAAAGTCCGAAGGCTCCGGCATGATGCTCAGCCCTGGCGACCTCGCCGAAGTCAAAGCCGCCGCTGAGGACGATATTGTCTTTTGCCCGGATTCAGGTGTCATCCTGGTCCGTTCGGCGGAGTGGAACTGA